The Epinephelus lanceolatus isolate andai-2023 chromosome 14, ASM4190304v1, whole genome shotgun sequence region tttgataaacggagacatcttccttcgtttgtgcccttcatttacacgcaaacggagatttctcccctgaaaacgagtctttctaaaaactccggccagagtggagattttggaaaactccggttgcgcgtttgcatgtaaactgagataaacggagataaacggagttataggcagtcgacgtcacagtatgcgccggaacttgcgcctgtgtcaaaagtgcgacctatgttgctatggtaacaatggatacatggaaggcttgagcttctcgttacactgccacctacaggtttggcatgctcttgtgtatatatacacgggtaagtgtaaacgaagatctttttgaaaatggaaacggtgaaatgtccgtttatgaaaatagccggccacgtgtaaacggcctcttagaCTGCAGTGGCTTGATTGTAGATGAGGTTCAGGTGTGCAggttcagcagctgctggtcGTCAGAAGGATTGGCAGGAGGAGGGAACCAGAAGGCCAAgcccagcaaacacacagagacagaggctgAATTCAAATGTTGCGGACCTTGCTGGCGCGTTCCTGGGCATTCTGCGAGTGCTTAGGGCTGTCTAAATCCACAGTTCaaccagtccacaaggggcctcaagcAGACTTTGTGCAGACTGCCAGAGAGTTCGCTTGGGGTGCAGACCTCACTGATTTATtaacccacaattcattgcCATAAGGACGTGATATTGTGGGTTTTTGGtctgccccccaaaaaaataaaaaaactttaaatgtgtaaaatagttaATATAGTTAGGGCTATTAAAATGTTGCTTGAATTGTGTGTGCCAGAAATAAcattcaaccacatcatgatacagagatATGTATAACTATAGGCTGTAGAGGGACTGATAAAACATTTCATAATTGTGGCCCATCAGGCTGCGCAGTAAAATAGGTTAAAATAACTGGCcgaaaaacaaccaaaaaatggTCTTTAAATGGAAGTAATGCCCAATTACTGAGTTATAGTCCTGTCCTTATGtgcaaacatttctgtttttaaatgtgtgtagCCTGTTATATAGAGATGTactaatacattttcatttggtCACAAAATTAGGCTATAcatgggatatatatatattgttatctacagggacagatgagtaggcactgttcatcaacttttatgacatatatatgaatatgacagcagcaatAGTTGAACGTTTCCACGGCAATGAGTCAAACAGTCAAGGGCTGTCTATTAGCTGCTTGCAGTGTCTGCCCTCGCAGACTTTACATGATGACAGTAAATACGTCACACTACGTACGAGGGCTCAATCTGCAAGTCCAGAGGGCGGACATCTGGATTCAGCCactctgaaaacaaacatgagacaCTGGGAAGGGGAAACAGGAAGCTCAAGGGAGAGGCAAAGCTGAATCCATaacatttttttactttgtacttgcacttacctgtttgcaaaatgtagattacCTAACTCACCTCAATAACCAGATATATATACTAACAATAAATCTACCTCTGCAACGGACCACATTTACTgacttacctgcaatgcttgaataagaaaaaaaaattttgtccaaaaatcagtgTTAATATGGTTAAAATTTGTcctaaaaagcattaaatttaagtgtctgatacctgtagacaccctgccTTTGTTCTGTGTCATTCAACTGTGAGGGATAAATGCGCAGTGAGTGATGATAACTTGGTTGAGGAATAAGATATCAACGttcttttattacaaaaaatcCAAGTGTCATGCATTTGACTGTAAAAGAAGATTGtgtttaaaaccaaaaatagaTGTGCAATATTTTTTGATTAATCCTCTAATACCACATTCACTGATGGATTTTCTTTGGCTCCTGGGCTCTGTTAACACCATGAGCCTTCGTACCCTGTGAAACACCATAATGTTATGCTTTCACACAACAGTGGGAACTATCCTCCTATGAGTAATGACTGATACATATCCCCTGTTGTGAAGTCaagtttaaaatgtatttccGACTCAGAATTTCATTAGAATAATGAAGTCTTTGGTCCGGAGTTACTGTTGTGATGTGCTAATGAAAGCGACTTTGATCTAAAATAACTCAGGAAGCTGAAACGCATCCTGGACCCATGCATGGAATTCAAACAGTCCTGATCTGCTGAGGTTCATGTCGGGGAGCTCAACATGGGACATGcgcacagagagcagagagaagaatGAATATTGCAAATAGAGATAAGGATAAGAGGAAAGAACCGGAACAATGGCTGACAATAAAAAGTAATTCCACTCTCAATCCTGCTATTTTCCTCCAGTCCTTGACTCACTTTGTCTCACAGCTCCCGTCTTTTGTTCTTTGTTATCCCGTCATCACTCACACTGAAAAACCTGACAACCCATTTATTGCATTTCCATTTCACTGAGAGGTAACAGTCATGAGGGTTTTAAGTAATTGTCAGTAACTCATTCTTGTTTACTATATCATACTGTGGACTGAAGTCacattgtttttctctgttgttttctttccatttttccTCTCTAATATTTGTCAAACAGAACTTCTCAACACAAAcggcagaaaataaatgaagaaataacattcagTTTACAATCAGATAACATGCCTATCCAATTAATTACCCATTAAAGGTGAGGTAGGCAGTTTCATTTGGCAACACCAGGCAAAACTTTTGAGCACACTGTAATTCAGGTAGTCTGGGAGAAAACTGAGCCTGCTTTTGGCTCTATTTTCAGACTTAGGAAAATCGAGCCAGGAGTCACAGGTCAGTTCAAAGAGAGAGgatgttcctattggctgttctgaTGCATGTGCACTTCCCTTCAGCGAAAGACAGATTCAGTGGTTGAGATTTCTGTAGACAAACTTGCTATTCTAGCATTGGCAACACCTGCCagcactgcaaagcaacccaaaaaagcaAGATGGACATATCAAAAGCGACGAAGCAAAGCTTTTCAGAAATTAAGAGAAAATGTTAAGAGTTTAGCTTTCTGCCAACCCAGGGGTCTGCAATATTAACTAtgaaaagagccatttttgaccaaaaataatttttaaaaatctgcttGGAGtcgcaaaacatatttgagccttacgGTATTATTAGGTCTAAATTAGCctataggtctaaatgagcattcaaatcatgtttttacacaagatggctcctctgcagtgggaTATCTATGATATTTTGatttgtgttttcctctgagacttttacttttatggatttggaatccattgCTGGCCTAGTTAGGGAGGCTCAAGACTAGCCATCGCTGTTGAGGTCTGAAAAAATTTAGAGGAAAGTTATTCATTTTCATGTgatattttttgtcaaagccaccgagagccactggagaggggctaaagagccacatatGGCTCCAGtgctgcaggttgcctacccctgtgCTAGCCAAAGCCAAAGGTGAGTGGCTGCGGCTAATCaaagtttatgtttatgtaacTAACGTAAGCTAGAGCCTTGCGTCTTctctgcctcactccctgccactacagaccacctcaccaCAAGGatagcaggcagcagctccggAGACTGAGCCTCAGTCAGTGGCTGAAGCAACCCGAATCCAGCCAATGCTAACCCCAGCTGTCGGGGACAGGACATCTGAATGTCTGAATGTTTTGGCCTCAGTTTTGTGGAAGTTGTCATGTCCATCATTATCATATAGTACATGGCCCCAACTTTCCTCGGATTAGCAAACTTCCTGTTGCTGCAGTTACACAAGTTAGACCCAGCTCTGCCGCTGGCCACCAACCTGCTGTGACGCCCAGCACTGTTGGGTTTAAGCTGGCCAAATTCAAGGTGCTTCAGCCACCAACTGGAGGTCCATCTCCCAAGCTGCTGCCCAGTCTCCTCCTAcggaagcagtccacagcagtGGGGAGTGAAGCAGAGGGATAGTGGGGTGATGTCTCTATATTCAACTGGACTTTCTTATTATGTATTTTCTTATCATTTAATTCAAATTACAGATAATAAGCGTCTGTAGGGGAGGTATAAAATCCTGGCTGAAATGTAATCATTCCCGCAAGCATACGATGGGATTGTATCTGCATGTGTTGCAACAGCTTGAACGTTTTTTGTTCAGCATTGAATGACAGCCTTTGCTGCACATGTTCGAGtgggtttcctcccacagtccagagatATGCAAGTGTTGTGCAGATACTCATACTGTACTGTGAGTAAATGTGGGTGTGAGTCAGTGATTGTTTGTAGGCTGATATCTGGGATGGACTGGTGACAGATTCAGTGTGTTTCCTTGCATGTGGTCAGATGAAAGCTGATACAGAGTAATTATTACTGTCTGgtacttttttttgtacatttacaagaaaaaaaaaacaccaaagagGTTTAACATAAGCTCTGGGCCTATTTCCAAATTTTAATATTAGCAGTGTCTGGAGAGAACTGGACCGTGCAGGGTTTGGCGTGACAGTTATTCAGATCTCAAGATCACTACATGTGTTGCCAGCTCTGAACACCATGGCAAACAAAATCCATCCAAAATGGGATTGTTTGAAATTGGACATATTTTATGAGACATCATGTGTTCGCCCTGATTGTTTCGCCTGATTGTGTCTGAGAAGTCTTTGTTTTCGAGGATGCAACACATTGATTTAAAGCAAAAGACCAGCTTGTTGAAACAACACCAATAGGACAAAGACTAATTTACATGAAGTGTGACAATATCTTGGCTATCGGTTTACAGCAGCAGATATATTTGTGTGTATCACAGTTGATATTTCTGCAGATGTCCGTGGACAATCATCTCAGTTACAGCTGCTACTTCTGTGGTGTGTCACCCAATCTGGATACGGTTGACCTGCATAGTCATGTAGACTGCCTCATGTTTTTGGGAATTTAACTCAAAGAAGCCACAAGTACATTTAAGCTTTTTGTTGTAATACTGAAACAAATAATGGAGCTAATTTAGGTATTCAAATAAAGCATGCTTCCCCAAAATCATCCACTTCACTTCAAGATAACTGTCAGGAAATCCAGATTAGTGTTAAGGCAAGCATCAAAGCTCAGTCATGtctatttttaatttacttgTTGACCGACTGTCAACGTGCTTGTAAAGAAAGACAAACTGCTCGTCACACTtgatttaagtttgtttttatgaagTTGAAACTGACCATGTAGGCCATTTTCACACCAGATATTTACCAGCCGTGGCAACAATGTGACGCAGCTGGTGTTGTTTTCTCCtagtgagtctgtgtgtgtgtgtgtcatcatggtgaAATGTCGTTCTGGAGACATCTATTGTGATCTATTGATAACACAGCAAAGGCCGCAGTcgaagatgggtgtggtctaAGCAAGGGGCCCCCAGCCGATATGTCTTATTACGGCCCTTGGTCTTGGAATGACCTGCAGGCTAGACTTAATCAAGACtcccacttgaggctggctccagaagccagtcaatccccataaacCCTCATGTTAAAACACCCTTGtctacaacacatttacagcctAGTACAAAAAAAGGTTCTGATCTCTAAAGCTAATTCCCCCCTTCCTAATGAATTATTTTATGTAACTCaacagtttacattttattaaggctaaaAGGTAAGTATAATTAAGGACAGGCCgcttttgagtgacaggctgtctgctgatagtgtcctggGGTTCTCAGTCAAGTCCACCCCTTGCTCTTCAGTGCCAACGTCTTGCCcagtatggtcacttctggctccaaaaagccGAGATGGCGATGGTGACAGCCATAATGCTGATGCAGGGGAGTCCACAAActatgggtgatgtcacagtagctacgtccagtatttttacagtctatggattTAAACAAAAGCCAACAGAAGTCCTTACCACAAACTGTTGTTGCTACAAAGCATAACAATTTTAACATGTGTTAATGCCTTTTTATCTGTATGTTTTGTACATTATCTGTGTACATTTGTCTTCTTGTCCTGCACGCAAAATACCGATTATGATGTGCTGTATTGCATTCTGTGTTAAGTATGTAATCGACATCTCATCAGGGTGTTTTTTATCTGgttaaatagaataaataatataataatataataaaatgttttaagtcACAGCTGGAGTGATTCCATTGCAAGACAGTCTCTGGGTCGACCTGTCATTGTAGGGAAAGCACAGGCATCACTAGTAACAATAGCAATGTctctgttctgttcaggtgtccCAGTAAGCTATGACACTGTGACAGTGGGCCAGCACGCACAACACCAGCACCCTGAAACTGAAGTAGCTAacactgaatttattttttacacctGTGACCAAACTGTCTTCAATGAAAAAGGCCTGCCTAGATAATTACAGTAATCTTCTTTTGAGTCATTTCTGTATCCACAACGATCCCTAAACTGAGCAGATCTCTGTCTCAGAGATATTTTTTTATCCTGCCCAAACAGCAGATTTCCCAACTTTTTATAACTAAAATTCAGCCAAACCATACTGACAGCTTTAGCACATGAAACTGAAGATGTTCCCCCCCTGAGGATGTCCCCAGACCCCTACTGGGGGTTACATCACTGCATCTGGTCTATAAGCCTCTGGTGTTCTATCATCCCACTCATGGCTCTGAATGTAAGGCCATTTTTTCCATGTCTGTTTGAATGAAACACATAATCCAGAGCTGGCTGTACACTAGGCAGTCAAGCAATTCTGCTCTTGCTGCAGAGGTGCACCAATCCGCTCTCCATTCATTCTCCCTGGCAGACTGGACCCTCCTATTTGTGTGCAGCTGGACCCTTTCATTATTTACACTTGAAATGATAATGACATCATGTGTGCACAGCTGCACTATTTGCATCCACATGGCATTCGGCTGAATGTGTGTGACAAAATAAATAGGTGGACATGGTTCCTCCTCCAGTATTTACATGCAAACTATATTCAGATGTGGAGGTTTTCTGCTTGGGTGATTTAATAACAGGGCTGAGCTGAAGAGAAAATAGATACAACGTGATAGACGAAGTCAGAGCAAGGGAAAGTTCCTGTCAGGATTTTCTAAGTCATCCTTGCTGCTGATCACATTTCAGCTCTGTGCAGCTTCTTCTGGGTTAAAACCGTGTGACAGATTTTGTTGAGCTGGCAGCTTCAGTGCCATGACGCGCTGACGTCCCTGGGTAGGGCATCTCTCTTTGAGGCTGACTCTTTGATTCTCCACTGAGTAAAGTTGAAAAGGTTGGAGGGAGATAAATGCCAGCACTTTTGTCATTCTGTGCAGAGACGTTTCAAGAAGACGATATGATTGGCAAAAGGGGGCTGAGAAGAGCCAAGTGTAAGATTTTATTTCATCTGAACAGGTTTAACAAGCACAACTCTACCAAGCAAGCACATACACTTACAGTCATGTCAGCGATGGAACTGCTATGTATAAGAAGACCCTATTAGATAATACAAAACTTGGCCAAAACGTGATCAAGCAAGCCTAGAAGTTACAATGACACTGAATACTAATTGCTGCTTCTATGTTCTTGGATGCCGCTCAATTCACACAGCACTGAGTCAGATGTGACTGAAACATTGATATGCAGTTCTGTGAGGTGGAGATGATGGCATTTtgttgggtgttttttagcatgGGTGTGTCAAACTCAAACAATGCTCAGCTCACTTTGAACATCCAAATTTCCATGAATCTTTTTAGGGATGTTTTGTCTCTGATTTGACCACAGAAGTGGTAATACTGGCTATTCTTAGAATAATGgagcaatatttttgcagtCGCCCTTGACAAATTTCACCATTCAACACAGCAAATGCAAGACTATGTAAAGACATTCCCCTCTAGGTTATGAAATGTCTATGTACATCAACTCGAcatgtttgctgctgctgttaatcCCGACAGAAGACATATTCAGTGTAGCTTGTCCAGATTTTGTCCTCGTTTGGATCATTGCTGGTGTAGGCGCAGGTGCCTGTGGAGCTGCAGGCCACCATGTGGAAGCCCACCTCTGTCAGCTTGTCAAACGCCTGCTCTAGAAAATTATACTTGAGATAGTACCGGGATGTATATCTCTCCGGGGGCCTGTCCGGGTCCCTGCTCTCATTCAGCGTGTCCCCAAACACCTCTTTGGCCAGAGACGTCTTCCCGCAAACCGTGATGCGCGCCACTCTCCTGAACTTGGCGTCGGTTTGGATGTCCCTGCCAATGGTGTACGAGCCGCGGTATCCTATCGTGATATAGCCCGACTTTCTGGAGTCCAGGGACGGGGAGCGCATGGCCCCGCTGACCGACATGGCGCGTAAAGTCTCCATGCCGCCGGATGAGCCGCACTGCTGCGCGCCCTCCTCAGTGTCGCTCTGGCTGATCTCCTCGCTGATTGAGTTGTCCTTACTCACCCGGGGGCTGAGGCGCTTGGCGAGGTCCCGCAGCTGGAAAAAGTCAGCCTCCCTCTGCAGCCGACTTTTCTCGGGGAAGTAGTCCGGCAGCACCAAGTTCAGGTCCCGGAGGTAATCTAGGATGTAGCGGAACAGGAACCCATCTCTGTCCAAGAAGAAGCGCCCTTTGCTGTCTCTCGCCAACTCCTTGGGTGACTTCTTGCTGAACATGGTCCACAGCAGCGAGTCTGGGACTGCGATGAGAGTTTTGTGCCTGGTGACATAAACCTGTCCGCCGACATTCAGCTCGATGATCTCTGAGAACGGGGAGTCACCGCCGCAGTTGGACACTCCGCGCTCTGTGTCGGCAAGTGCCATCTTCTCTGAGCCGCTGCACTGATGTGGGATCAGTGGAAACACTGAGCAACTAAGTGGCAGCGGCGTGTTTATAAAGCCTGGGCTTaccgcgtgcgtgcgtgcgtgagTGCGCGAGCGC contains the following coding sequences:
- the kctd12.1 gene encoding BTB/POZ domain-containing protein KCTD12.1; translation: MALADTERGVSNCGGDSPFSEIIELNVGGQVYVTRHKTLIAVPDSLLWTMFSKKSPKELARDSKGRFFLDRDGFLFRYILDYLRDLNLVLPDYFPEKSRLQREADFFQLRDLAKRLSPRVSKDNSISEEISQSDTEEGAQQCGSSGGMETLRAMSVSGAMRSPSLDSRKSGYITIGYRGSYTIGRDIQTDAKFRRVARITVCGKTSLAKEVFGDTLNESRDPDRPPERYTSRYYLKYNFLEQAFDKLTEVGFHMVACSSTGTCAYTSNDPNEDKIWTSYTEYVFCRD